The Antechinus flavipes isolate AdamAnt ecotype Samford, QLD, Australia chromosome 5, AdamAnt_v2, whole genome shotgun sequence DNA segment TATGTCACTCAACTTGAACTATTTTGGGACCAATAAGGAATAGAGGTAGAGAGAGATCAGGATGAAAACTCTAGAAAAGAGAAAGCTTTTACAGGAAGTGAAGATAGAAATGGAGATGGTggtaaaagaggaggaagagaatgatttcagaaatatttttaagcatGTGAAGATTGCCCTAAAGCAGGGGTTAATCTGGAGTtcatgaatagatttcagggCATCTCTGAACTTGGATGGgggaaaaatatatctttattttcattaacctctaactgaaatttagcattttgtgcaagtatttaaaacattattctaagaaaggcTCATAGGCTTCAAGAGTCTACCAAAGGGAGAAGGTCCATGATATGAATACCTATACCCTAGGTTGCCTAGGCTACCAAAGAGTTTCTATTTTCCCTGAGAACTAGAGGAAAGGGACTTCCACTGCAGCAAGAAATACCTGGATTAGACTACAAGGGGGATTTCTAAACTATCAATAATATTAAGAAGGCAGCTGGGGACATCCCTTCCTAGAAAGGAATCCCCTGTCGAATCCAGATTCCTTGCCCCAGAGTCCTATAGTCTTATGCTTTTCTAAATATGCCATAATATGTGTGGGGCTGCTAGAGAacctttaccatttccttcttctttgcaACCTAGCATCAGAGAAGAATCCCAGTTCTCCCTCTTGATAACGGGTGACTAGAGCTTAAGAAGAAGTCTAGCTTACAGGCAGTAATTGGACAATATTTTGGGGGGATGTCTCTCCTAGGATGTGGATGCTGCTTACACGAATAAGGTAGAGCTGCAAGCCAAAGTAGAATCTCTGGACCAAGAGACCAAGTTCCTGAAGTGTCTATATGAAGCGGTAAGTCTTCACTGCAGACAGTGTTCTTGagagtttttctttctctgagactGCATGAGAAGCAATGAGGGGAAGTAGACTCTAGTTTGAAATAAGGAAACATTTTCTAATAATCAGAGCTATCTCTAAGTGGAATGAGTGGTTGAATGATCCCTTCTCAGGGATCTTATTGAAGGAATTCTCTCAGATAAGAACCTTGTGACCAATGAGGTTTCACAGAAACTATGTTGTGCTGGATGCCAAACTATAAAGACAGCTAGGACACAGAAACTGCTTTTAGGAAATTTACATCTGAAGGTGGAGTGATGGGAGCATATACACAAATCAACTTTCTAACTATTTCTTAAAAATCACATCTCTACCAAAAATGTTTGAGCATTATAcccaatatatgtgtatttactcatttataagttatatatatatatatatatgcatatttatatatacatatatatgcaaagagttcatttttcacaaatcttacaaaaaatagaaattaaaaaaggatGAGAAGCCACTGGAATTCATTGAGTAAGCGAGTGACATGGTTAGACCTGCAACTTTAGGAAAATTTCTTCAACAATAGGgcagaggatgaattggagaggggagagatttAAGCAAGAAGACTAATTTGGATAGTCCAGGAGACTTCAATTATTACATTAGTCTGGGTGAAGTGATTGAATATCTGAGCTATTTGTGGTGGCTATGTAACCaaagaggaggagacagattccaGAGATttggaggtagaaatgacaagatgtgGCAAATGATTGGATATGTGGAGTGAGTGAGGAATCAAAGATGACATCAAGCTGATGAGCTTGGTGATGGGGTGTATGGTGACTGATGTAAGGATGAGTTTGGGTGActtaaagaataatatttatttcattgtaaTAGGGAAGTTTGTAAGAAGACTGGATTTGAGAAAATGATAATGTCCAGTCTGGGATCATTTGAAATCCACACTTCCCTGCTCATTTTGTGCCTCTTTGCTTTCTATGTGAGAGGAGAACAGATGGTGTTTCTTGAAGCATTTGTATGGGGTCTTAGTAGGGGAACTAATCTTTTATGAATTATTCCTGGGAAGGAGGGAGCACCCAGGGTTCTGGTCGTTAGACATTGTCTGGTCCCCTGGGGAAAATGTATACTTGATAGCTTTGGAGAAGCATTTCTCCTCTAATGTTGGGAGAAGAATAGAGGCTGGAAGGGAAGAACTCTTTTGAAGGCAATGAAGAATTGGACCAGTGGCCTTTTAGGCAAAGTATATTTTTTGAACTTTCATAGAGCAGAAGGAAAATTGCTTCCTGGAATTTATTTTACCTCTTTAGGAGAGGGGTCATTCAACCTTTCCCCGTAAGAGGGCTCTCACTCTGAGACTATCTTTGTACCCATGATAGGAGATTGCTCAGATCCAGTCCCACATCAGTGACACATCTGTCATCCTCTCCATGGACAATAACCGAGACCTGAACTTGGATAGCATCATTGATGAAGTCAGAGACAAGTATGAGGAGATTGCCATGAAGAGCAAGACTGATGCTGAGAACCTGTATCAGACCAAGGTGAGTCTGGGGGTATCTCTGAGGAGCTGGCTTCAATCAGCATAGAGGTATGTCATCTGTGTTCCGAAGAGCATGCTAGCATTTTCTAGGGGCAAGAAGAAAGGGTTTGAGCTGCCTTTCTATCATATTACACCCTCTGCAAGTCACTAATGATCCCTAGACACATTTCTCTCTCCCCCTAGGATCTTCTCTGACATGGAACCATGTGGGTTTCTCTAGCATAGAGAGCAAGGTTTCCAACTCTTGTGGGGAAGAGAACAATGAATTTGTGGTTCTGGGGATTTGAGAAACATTCTTTGATTTCTAACATTCACAGAAAATCAAAGTGCTGAGATTTAGTCAGTAGCCACTGATTCAAGAAGATCAAAGAATcagtttcaattcaattcaatcaacatTTGTTAAGCAATTTTGCCTGTTCAGAGCACCATGCTAGGAATTGACAGAGATATAGAGACCAGATACTTCTCCTGCCCTAATGGAGCTTGCAGGCTAGTGGGAGTGGGAGAAGAGAAACCCACATAGAGAACTAAAACACAAACTATTATGTAAACGGCACAGAAAAAAGTGTATGGGATGTCTGAGGGTCATGTTTGTTCCTGACTAGGAGACTCAGGAAATTCTTcctagaggaggaggtggtgtTTAGGCTGTTTTAAAGAATTGGTAAAAATTCAACAAGTTAAAAGGATGGCATTTACAGGTGGATGTGAATTTTCCCTTAAGTCTTAGTCTCACAAGAGAGTTTCCAAATCCTGTTGGACGTTCACATTTTGCCTGTTTTATCTGACTGTCTCAAAGAGCCTCCCTTGTCTGGACATAAATACCATTTTTATTAGGCTTTCTGCCTGATTTCCCTAAACTCATAGTCCTCAGTTTGTTTTCAAAGCTGGTGTTAATCTATATAATGTGAACCCCATAACTGCAAAGATGGCAGAGAGAGGAGAGCATAGGActcagggaaaagagaaggatcaGGAAAAATGTTTGCCAATGAGTTCTGCTTTGGTGTCTCAAGTTCCAGGAACTGCAGTTGGTGGCCGGCCGACATGGAGACGATCTCAAGCAAACCAAGAATGAAATCTCAGAATTGAGCCGGCTCATCCAGAGACTTCGCTCAGAGATTGAAAATGTGAAGAAACAGGTGAGGAGAATTGACTGCTGCTGGTCCAATGGCCAGTTGCTGAAGGGGGAGGAGTTGGATTTAATAATCAATATCCTAACTCTCTTATTCAACAGAGAATGTGTCACAGGAGTCAGGGTCTCAAATTGTCTTTAGGGATTACTTATTACATGAGAATTTGCGAAgattaaggaggaagaaaaataactcTTCAAATTACCGATGGAGGAAGCCATATAAGGAGATTTTTAAACATTAGAGCTTGAGGGGAGGTATACTCTATCCATATTAAGGAAGCAAACAGAtggattccttccttccttccttccttcctcccttccttccttctttccttcctagtGCATGGCTCTAGAATCATAATACATGGATCTAAGTGTTATCCTATGCAACCCTTAATTCCACAGAGAAGATTGAGATCTAACTTTAATGGTGAGGATTCCAGGCATGAATTTAGAGTTGGAGTTAGAGTTAGTTTAGGAGAATGCTCAGTAGTAGGATGACATAATCCATAAAAGGGACCCTTGAACATGCCATTACTCTAAATCTATCTTCACAAATgacaaaagagaatgaaagaggcTTCCATTATAGCAGGAGCAATTAAGTGAATGGTTTTTCATAGGATCTAAAGCTGGAAAGGTCCTTAAATAGCACTTGTCACAGTCCCTCATTTCACAAGAAAGTGAGATCCAAAGAGgtttgccaaaggtcacataaGTAATTTGTTGTAGTAAATAATAGTATTAAgtgctgggatttgaacctaggaccTCTGACTCCAAGTCTCTAATTCTTTCTGCTAAACATCCCCccatctgacttcaaatttaaaactcttttaaagaatttctttGGCCAATTGGAAAACCAAATGAGAAAGTGTTATCTCAAGGGTCTGTTGGCATCTCTGTCTCCAGAAATTTTTAATACTGGAAAATATGGTTAAGGAAGAGAGTTGCCCAAAAGTAAAAGGATGAGTTGGAAACCTCCTTTGTCCCGGAGCCTCCCCAAATCTTCTGACACTTTCAATTCTATCCTGCAGTGCTCTAACCTAGAGCTGGCCATTGCTGATGCTGAACAACGAGGAGACAGTGCTCTGAAAGATGCCCGGGCCAAACTGGAGGAGCTGGAGAGCGCCCTGCATAGTTCCAAGGAGGAGTTGGCCCGCCTGTTGCGGGAATACCAGGAACTGATGAGTGTCAAACTGTCCCTTGATGTTGAAATTGCCACCTACAAGAAGCTACTGGAAAGTGAAGAGTGCAGGCAAGGACTAATTTCCATATGTAGATTAAGTAGTGCTCGGAAGCACAATTTACATTCAAGGAGAAAGGAGTGAGAAAAGGAAATCCACCCTAATCTGGTGATGATATTCAATTTTCAGAGGAAGGTCATAAGAACCCTTACCTTCAAAGGGAGGCAGGAAATTATGTTTTATTGGTTTGGGATTCTGGGGTAatgtttatattttctaaaaaatgGGAGGTTTCAATTCAGTTCACcaaatatatacaattatgtGCAAGTCCCTTCTTTAGATTTTAGTGATATTAGGACAAAAAGAAGCAGTTCCTGGTCTCAAGCAGCCTATAATCTATTAAGGGatagagagatagggagagaaacTCTTAGAAGAGGaagctcttttattttattacttattttcttttttaaaatagtattttatttttttcaaatacatttaaagatagttttcaacatttatttttataagactttgtattacaaattttttccctccttctcttatgccccctccccaagacagcaatcaatcaatctgatataggttaaatatatgcaattcttttaaacatattcccatgtttttcattttgtgcaaaaaaaaaatcagaccaaactgaaaaaaaaccacaagaaagaaaaaacaaacaaacaaaagtggaaatactatgcttcaatccatattcattctccatagttctctctgtggatgtggatgacattttctatttcaagtcttttggaattgccttgaatcaccacattgttgaaaagagccaagtccaacaCAGTTGAACATGTTGCTAtgcacaatattctcttggtcctgggaagctctttttaaaaattcaagttagCATCTTCTCTATAACTTAGAAGAATCTTTGGTAGTTTGCCAAGAATACCGACAAATTATGGGACTTGCCCAGGTTGAGATAGTCAGTATGGATGATACCACACTGTGTTAtgacatgtacacagataaggATAGTGAAAGTAAAACCAGAGGTGGAGAATACTAAGGTTTGTGTGGAGGGAGTGGGAAATCAAGTACGACTTCCCAAAAGAGGAGGTTTTTGTCTGAGAAGTTTCTGAGAGATGAAGATTGAGTATATTCCAGACCTGGGGAGGTTAGAGAGTGACAAAGGTAAAATGAATTGCTAAATGGATGGCTACAGATCTCTGCTTCAGGGGTGGATCATTATCCATTTGGTCCTGATAGTGTTAAAAGCAACATGTGGTTCAGTCAGTTATTCTGAATGACTCAGATACTTCTCAGACCAGTAGGATGGAAGTTGTAAATATTTCttcttggatttttatttatcttccaAGGAGAGTTTGGAGAAGAGGCTGTTGGTTAGAAAACTGACTtatcctattctttttttctttatagaatgtCTGGAGAATTCCCATCTTCTGTCAGCATCTGTAAGTACCTTGAATTATTGAAATTATGGGATGTAGAACCCTGTGAGATAGGGAGTGCAAATCAGCAATACAATTTTGCTGATgcagaaactgagaaaaaaagagatgagtcACTTATTCAAGATCAGCCAGCTAGTTAAGGGAAGTCAGGACAAAAACTCAAATCACACTAAGTGCAGAGCTAGGTTTACCAGACCATTTCACCTTTGCTTCATGAAAATTTGCAGTCAGGTATTTCTGTACCACTTCTACATAAACGTTTTGAAAAACTTAAGTCTCTAACTAAATGTAAGTTTTAGTTATGACTAGCACTGTTACTAGAGTATTACTATGTTATGactggagggaaaggagagaatggagACAGAGTCAGGAAGTCATCTAAGGGATTAAATGAAGAGAACAAATAGCTTTTTCTGTTATCTAAAGAGAGGGCAAGACCAGAGGAATAATTGGAACAGTGTTGAGGGCAAATTATTGTAAAGGAATAATCAAAAGGCCATGATTAAAAACTGGATAGGTGAGGACTCTTGTAGAGACCAAGAAAGTCTATCCTTTAGATCCTTTCCTGGGGAAAGGGAGAATCCTTAAGATGAACTATTTTTCCTGCCTAATATTGATTTGTGAACTGACCTGTAAGGGGCAGATGCTGGTCTGAGAGGGCTAAAGTGAAAGGGATCTGGTTCTGACTCTGAGAATTGTTAGCATGATCTTGAACATGTCAGATGAGAATAATATTCTTATATGCCTTAGCTCCCAGAGTTGTGGTGAGAGAAGTTTATACCTTAGAACATTCTACAAATGTTATATAGACAAACATGTCTTTGTTCTGGCCCTGGGCCCTGGGGAAGAACATGTCCTACATGACAAGGCTCTCAAAGATAATCTGCCGCCATGGCTCTCTTCTTGCAGCTGTCATCAGCAGTACCAGTGGAAGCAGTGGTTATGGCTACCGGCCGAGCTCTGTCAGTGGCGGCTACTTGGCTTCCAGTGGGACCTGCCTTTCTGGAGTCTGCCCGACACGTACCAGGGAGGGCAAGAACCAAGGTTCCACTGTTGGTGACTACAAGGATGCCCTGAGCAAATCCTCTACCCTGGGTTCTCCCATCAAGAAAACTAGCCGATAGATGTTCTGCAACGTGTTCTCCTGTTACTGTTGTCACTGGTCACTACCGTCTCAGCCCTTCATGTCACACATCTCTGCCCCAAACTGCTTGTCCTGGGACCCCacaatctttttgttttcctaagtCCTTAGCCTTCTCTGAATCTGCCTGGTCCTGGGACAACACTGCATTCCTAAActgcttcttttatttcttgttccTCTTTCTTGGGCCTGTCATTTAACCCCCAAACCCATGGCCATGTCCTGGACACATTCATGTCTGCTGGCCCCCTCTCTGCTCTCTGCAACTGGAACTTCAGCTATTATGGACCTCCTTCTCTCTGGATCTGCTCAGCTCCTCTGGTCACCTAGCCTGTGCCCTCTTGGGTCCCAGAACCCACTGGTCCTGAGACTCCTGGAGCTCAGGAGTCAAATAGTAGATGCCCTTCTATTCTAACTCCATCTTGACCATCCACTGATTCTGGACTTAGAAAGGGTAAAAAGGGCCAGGAGTGACTTGGTCATCCCTTGTTTAAACTTACCTGTTCACTTTTAGCTATATTAAGTGTAATCCAGATCCATGGAaagtttttcatatatatgtatatatggcttTCCCCAGCTTTCTTTCATTCTTACTTTCTAACATATCTCAATAAATAGCAAAATCAATATTATTTGGTCTCTGAGTGTTTAAAATGCACATTTCTGTATTCATTCATCCTACCAAAACATGAGTATACGAACACACATAATGAATTTGCACACATGTACACAGACATGCACAtatgaacacatacatatatgaaaacaCATTACCATACATAGGAATAAATGCATACATGTATCAACACatttcatatacaaatatacacatttgcagatattttaacatataataaCGCACAAATGAAAAACATATACATTTACTAACATGTTAATACAGAGAAATATTACtcatgtgcatatacatttacatagcacATATAAGAACATACAGATAAATGTACAATGATGTACATTTATTTGCTTAATATGCAAAAACACACCTGACACGTGCATCCGCGCATAACTGAATGCATAGAGTCCCCTCTATACACATAGATACAAGATACGGTGCACATAGGCACTTGTATATGgattaaacacatatacacacataacaaTACACAAACAAATCCATGTACCCTTTCATACATTTGTATTTATGCAGATTCATGCTCACAAACacatgcaaatatgtatatattagtgatttcctatgtatacatacatatatgtaggtaACCTGTGCACTTGGCTACTCCCAGAAGAGGTGgtacatattatacacacacatactctgcCATACTGCCTCTggagtaataaaaatgaaaacaccaagTTAAAAGTGTTCTGGGAGATTATAAAATCCAGGGAGAGTAGAGTTATATAGGATTCCATTTGAGAAGGGTTCCTGAAGGGATGAAAGTTGGGTCTTTTCCAACTGGCTTCAGAAGGACAGTTGAGTAGTTCTGGGGGTGGAAGAGGTACAAAACAGCAATTTGCAACAGTGAATATGGAGGTGAAGTTTTGGAAATATTATCATTTAATAACAATAAACTGGGGAGGGTAGGCTGCTAAAGTTTTTCTGGAATTTTTCAAGAAAATGTCATGGTTAAACTGAGgactggggaaagagaaaggacttAGATGACCATGACCTTCCCTTTCACTGTCACTTTTCAGGTGGGAGTGGACATGGggaggaggcagaaggaagagtgTTCAGAGTGGATAATGGGAAGGTTCTATTTCTGCATTctagaataataaaacaaaatcctaaACATAAGTAAAATCTTAGATCTCCACTCCTCCCCACCATTTATCTTTTCTAAATAAAGAAATCGAGAAGTTTGGTGTTTTGCATAAAATCATAAAGTCACATAGGAAAGTAAGAGTCAGAACACTATAGTTAGGACCCAGGTTCTCAAGCTACAAATTCAGCTCTTTCCCCATTGTACCATAGTGGATAAAGTCAAATGTGGCTGAGAGCTGCTTTGGTGGCGGGGAATGGATCTCTTTGGCAGTTTTGTGGAGCCAAGGActcctcagaatcatgtttttaaatgcataaaataaaacatatgagTTTGCAACATGCTATCTGagcccagagaaagaaatgacatgtagatgtatagaataattttacatatatatgtatagaataatttcataaacacatacatacatatatttataatatatatctcataaatacatatatgcatgtgtatatgtgtgtgtacacacacacacacacacacacacacacacacacacctatttgTGCTTAATGGTCATCATCTCTAAAacggaagggagagggagaagaaaaaaaggaggggaaattatattatacattataactataatatattttaaaagaatagcaagttgtacataatagatttgcagtttcatgtacaattatctttttctattacattatgaaatgacttgttttatttcataaattaaattatattatttattatatattaatatttattatattattaaattatattaaataaattttaaaaataaaatgaaaataaaacaaaggaattaaaaaataaagcaattacattggaatataaaattttaaaaagtacaagtGTGCAGATCCCAGATAGAAGATTCCTAGTTAAAACCACTGTTTGAGGTCTCCCCAAAGAAGCCAAAGGTAGCAAAGTAAGTAGGGGCAGCTGGAAATGACGCTGAAGGACCAGCAAGACTTGCCGGGATACTTAAAAAAGAGAGGCAGTCAAATGAATCCCACAATCCCAGAATTTGAGTTTAAAGAGACTTTAAGAGTAATATAATTCAAATGCTCCCTGAGGACTACAATTCTCTATAATTGAGCTTCTTAAACTGCAGATGTTGACCCCATATTGAGTCTtgaaactgaatgtggggatcatgaaattatgatttattataagtaaatgtttgatttatttatatatctattttatatacctttataccaggggtcatgtaaaaatttctcaagcaaaaaggaATTACAAgtgcaaaaagtttaagaagtcttgctCTATAATATACTCGACAAATTGTCATCCAGTCCCAGGATGGTGGGTGGCAGGGTCAATGGGAAGATAAAAGACCCAGAAGTGttggagaatttttttctctcttggcaATTTGGCTGCACTCTTCTCTACCACTCTGCTGTGCTGAGGAGGTATAGGGCAAAGATCGTCTGGAGGGCAAATGCAGAGACTGACTTCCTATTTTACACTTTCTCTTTATCCTCCCTACTCCAAAATCCAGATAAAGGTCACTCCCTCAGGCAGGATTTAGCCTGACTGATTTTGATTGCTCCTCCTAACTGTACCACTAAGTAATtctcagtgtctctctctctctctctctctctctctctctctctctctctctctctctctctccatctgaaAACTGGTAGAGACTTGTATAGTCTAAAATTTcacactgtatatcaagataaattcaaattgggttcatgatattgttcagtcatttcagtcacgtccaattTTTCATAGTTCTATTTGGGTTTTGTTAAGGGACATGTCAATTCTCtaagagcctccatagctgtgaatcataacatctgaaggagttgcagagcagcctttgctgacacaggtattgcttgtggactgggaatgaaataaattggaggcagagggaaggagagagagatcagacaatgcaatggcctcagtcagagaggtcagagaatagcaactgcctctcagccTCCTCGTATCATCCTCTTacaagaagagatccattctggTTTGGATCTCTagtagccactgtcaggtggctccctgGTATTCCAACAGGGTTTGTATTGGTAAAGCTACTAGAACTCTAGAACTAGCACTCTGGTACTGCTGCCAGTACTCAGTTGGTAAATGTCTGATGTCAGATgactttttctgacttcaggcctggcactctaccccactgcaccacccagctacTCCAAATGAGTTTATGACTTTGACATAAGAGGTGACACCAAATTAGAGAACCAAGGAAGAAATATCCTTTTAGAActataaatatagaaaatgttcataattaaatgaaagaatCAAAGGATTATAGGagataaaaatggataatttgattatataaatagattttgcacaaataaaatcaaggtAGCTAATTGGAAGAAATTGGAAGAGAAGCATAACtgtggaaaaaaatctttgtggcaaATTCctctaaaaagtttttatttccaaaacatataggtAACATTTCTAATTTGTAAGAGTAAGaactatttttcaatttaaaaattgtcaaaaatataacaagcatttttagagaaagaaatctaaaatAGTTTACTTTAGACCATAGAATCACAGacttttagagttggaaggaaatttATAGTCCTACAAGTCTGGTCTGTGCCTGAATATAAATCTCTGTCTGACATGAGCTGCTACCaagatcagagcttcttaaactttttttttgctcatgattccttttcacttgagaaatttttgcatgactacagtatgtaggtatgtaaaatataaatcaaatatttgctaatAACAAATCACAATTTTGCTATcccattcagttatgagaccccctATGGGATATGATTCACAGTTTAAGAATCCAGTAATAGGGAACTCACTATCTCCTGAAGATCTCAGTTCTATTTATTAGGTAggttttttcttatattattactTAATggtaataacaatattttaaatttaattaaattaattactttaattatcttaaattaattaaattaataactaacatttatatagagagcACAAATGATTAAAGGAACACTTAATACAGGGGGAAGgacatagtgcctactatgtactaaggACTTAAAAAATATTATCGTATGTGATGTTCACCACATCGAATatctattttatagttaagaaaactgaatcaGTGAGGAGTCAAAAGAttcatgcagctagtaaatatctgaaattggatttgaacacaggccttcctgattctagaccaagaactctatctgctgcaccacctCCATGTCATTGTAAACTTGGATTTGACTTCCTGCTCTGAAATTTACTACCTCTATAACTTTGGTaaagtccctttttttttttggaaattttatcAGTCTTCTTGTTTGTAAAAAAGATCTTTAGATATCTAAGGTCCTCCCTCCTCCAAAA contains these protein-coding regions:
- the LOC127539460 gene encoding keratin, type II cytoskeletal 71-like, whose protein sequence is MSRQFNCKPGVYAKGGFSGCSAVLSGVTGSKLGSSSSYQARNKGLGGNFGSRSLYSLRGSRNISFNVAGGSGLSGTYGLSRSRPSGFAGSMFGSVALGPACPAVCPPGGIHQVTVNENLLAPLNVELDPEIQRVRTQEREQMKALNNKFASFIDKVRFLEQQNQVLETKWNLLQQLDLSNCKNNLEPIYEGHISNLRRQLETLSGDRVRLDSELRNLRDVVEDFKKRYEEEINRRTATENEFVLLKKDVDAAYTNKVELQAKVESLDQETKFLKCLYEAEIAQIQSHISDTSVILSMDNNRDLNLDSIIDEVRDKYEEIAMKSKTDAENLYQTKFQELQLVAGRHGDDLKQTKNEISELSRLIQRLRSEIENVKKQCSNLELAIADAEQRGDSALKDARAKLEELESALHSSKEELARLLREYQELMSVKLSLDVEIATYKKLLESEECRMSGEFPSSVSISVISSTSGSSGYGYRPSSVSGGYLASSGTCLSGVCPTRTREGKNQGSTVGDYKDALSKSSTLGSPIKKTSR